The sequence TTGGCTTTAAAGTTCATTAACTGAGTAGTAAGTGGTGTGCCTTCAGGAATAAAATAAATCTCGTCAATAGCACGAATGAGCATTTCTTTAGTAAATTCGTTCTTCTCAAGCATTAGACGAAAAGCTTCACGCACACGTAAAATACCGAGAATATTGTTATCCATATCGCCTTTATAGATAATCACCCGAGCGTGTGGTGCATGGTTAAGCTGACGCATAATGGCTTTCCAATCATCGTCAATATCAATACCACTAATATCATTACGAGGCACCATAATATCGTCTACCGTGACCTTTTCCATGTCTAAAATAGAGACCAACATCTCACGGTGTTCTTCGGGAATAAATTTACCGGCATCTAATACCACGCTACGTAGTTCTTCAGCACTTAAACCTTGTTTATCCTTTTTCTGAATACGCAGCAGCTTCATCAAGCCGTTAATAATCATATTCATCAAAAAGACGATTGGGCTAAGTAGTTTTTTTAATGGAGTCAGAATAAAGCTGGCAAAAAAACCGACTTTTTCAGGATAAATTGCCGCAATGGTTTTAGGCAAAATTTCAGAGAAAACTAACATGACAAATGTTAGTAAACCAGTTGCAATCGCAATGCCTGCCTCACCGGAAAGCTGCATTCCTATCATGGTCGCAATAGCTGAGGCGGCAATATTCACCAAGTTATTACAAATTAAGATAA comes from Mannheimia granulomatis and encodes:
- a CDS encoding HlyC/CorC family transporter; amino-acid sequence: MDSIPLSSLFITLAILLVLSAFFSGSETGLMSLNRYKMRHLAAQGHKGAKLAEKLLARTDVLLSLILICNNLVNIAASAIATMIGMQLSGEAGIAIATGLLTFVMLVFSEILPKTIAAIYPEKVGFFASFILTPLKKLLSPIVFLMNMIINGLMKLLRIQKKDKQGLSAEELRSVVLDAGKFIPEEHREMLVSILDMEKVTVDDIMVPRNDISGIDIDDDWKAIMRQLNHAPHARVIIYKGDMDNNILGILRVREAFRLMLEKNEFTKEMLIRAIDEIYFIPEGTPLTTQLMNFKANKEKIGLVVDEYGDIKGLVTLADILEEIVGEFTTSSAPTLEQEVQPQSDGTVIIEGSANLRDLNKLFNWALPLEEVRTFNGLILEHLEKIPDEGMEFELYNLKVTILEVSENMVKQAKVEYLSAEDSENTEAQLS